GGTTGTGGAGGTTTCTAATTGTTGGCGAAATTGCTGCACCCATTCTTCCCAGTCTTGCTGGGTGGCGCGTGGTTCGAGGGCTTTAAAAAATCGCTCTATTTGCTCTGACTGCCAGCCGGTTTCTATGCCGTTTAGCAGTTCCAAGAAAAAGTGTTCGTATTCTGTGCTGCTGAGGGGTTGGGGGAGTTTCGTGGCGGGGGGTGGAGAATTTTTTGACCTGCCGAAGATTTGTTTTAACCAGTTTAGGAACTTGTGCCAAAGTTTTTTGAGCATCAGCCGCACCTACAGATTGGTTTTATGGTTATTTTAATAAGGTTTTTTTATTATTTCATTGTTTAAATGAAATTTGCTTAAAAAGTTAACAAATGCTGGGTTATTAAGTTGAGGCTAGGTGATCTGCCCAGCGTGTGGTTTCTGGTAGCCGGTATTTGGGGGTGCAATTTAATACATATTCGATGGCGGTTGTCAAGCTGATTTTGTGGCCGGTGGAGATGTAGAGGGGGTTGGTAGCGGTGCGGGTTCGCAATACGGCACCAATAATTTCACTTTGATGATGCAATGGTTGCCAGCTTCCGCGTGGTTCAGAGAGGGGTTCGTGTTCTCCAATAAAGCGGGTTTTGGCAACTCCGATGGCGGGAATATTTGTTAATACTCCTATATGACAGGCTAACCCAAATCGGCGCGGGTGGGCGATTCCTTGCCCGTCACAAAGTAATAAGTCTGGGAGAATATTGAGTTTTTCTAGGGCTTCTAAAATGGCGGGAATTTCTCGAAATGAAAGGTATCCGGGGATGTAGGGAAATGTGGTTTCTATTTGGGCGATAGCGTGTTCTTGTTTTTGTAATTCTGGAAAATTTAAGACTGCTACTGCGGCTTTTGTGATGTTGTTTTTTGTGTCGTATCCTACGTCGATGCCGGCTACATATTTGATTTGGTTGAGTTGGTCTTCTGTGATTACTTGGGAGCGCAATTCTTCTTGAATTTTTCTGGCTTCTGCTGTTGTATTTGGCCAGGGATGCAGTTGGCTAAATTTCATAAGTTTAAAGTTTTATGTTTTTTGTTCGGCTGGGCTGGGGGTTGGCTGTTTTACTGATTATAATAATTTTTACGGAAAGCCGGTAAGAGGATGTGTGGGATAATTTAGGTTTAAGATATTCAGGGATCAATTTGTTTTGAAGGAAAGAAGATATGAGAAGTACATCATCAAGTTCTGATTTTGGTTTGCTGAAATTTGGTTTTTATGCAGCCGGTGGGTTAATTTTTTTGTTTTTGGCAATTTTGTTTAAGCCGTTTGAGATTGTGAATGCCGGTGAGCGGGGTGTGGTGATGCAGTTTGGAAAGGTGCAAAATCGAGTTTTAGATGAGGGGATACATTTAATTATACCGGTGGTGACAAGGGTGGAAAAAACGAGTGTGAGGGTGCAGAAAAATGATGTGAAAGCCGAAGCTGCATCGAAAGATTTACAAGATGTGAAAACCGAGGTGGCGGTGAATTGGCACGTTGATCCAAAACGGGTAAATGAGGTTTATCAAAGGGTGGGTGATCAAGGGCAAATTATTACCAGAATTATTAATCCGGCGGTGTCGGAGGTGGTGAAGGCGGCGACGGCGAAAAAAACGGCTGAGGAGATTATTACAAAGCGCACGGAGTTGAAACAAGAAATTGATAATGATTTGAAAAATCGCTTGGCTTCTTATGGGGTGATGGTGGATGATGTCTCTTTGGTGGATGTGACGTTTTCGGCGGAGTTTGCTAAGGCAATTGAGGCCAAACAAATTGCGGAACAAGACGCTAAGCGTGCTGAGTTTATTGCTCTGAAGGCTGAAAAAGAAGCTCAAGGTGAAATTAACCGTGCTAA
The genomic region above belongs to Ancylothrix sp. D3o and contains:
- the nfi gene encoding deoxyribonuclease V (cleaves DNA at apurinic or apyrimidinic sites): MKFSQLHPWPNTTAEARKIQEELRSQVITEDQLNQIKYVAGIDVGYDTKNNITKAAVAVLNFPELQKQEHAIAQIETTFPYIPGYLSFREIPAILEALEKLNILPDLLLCDGQGIAHPRRFGLACHIGVLTNIPAIGVAKTRFIGEHEPLSEPRGSWQPLHHQSEIIGAVLRTRTATNPLYISTGHKISLTTAIEYVLNCTPKYRLPETTRWADHLAST
- a CDS encoding prohibitin family protein, producing MRSTSSSSDFGLLKFGFYAAGGLIFLFLAILFKPFEIVNAGERGVVMQFGKVQNRVLDEGIHLIIPVVTRVEKTSVRVQKNDVKAEAASKDLQDVKTEVAVNWHVDPKRVNEVYQRVGDQGQIITRIINPAVSEVVKAATAKKTAEEIITKRTELKQEIDNDLKNRLASYGVMVDDVSLVDVTFSAEFAKAIEAKQIAEQDAKRAEFIALKAEKEAQGEINRAKGQAEAQRLRRQTLNPELLQQQAIEKWNGQFPLVMGGETVPFININPADLNSTQQKR